CCACCTGCGCGAGGACGTGATGCTGCCCTTCGCCCGAAGGCGCGGGCTGGAGAGCGAGGTCGCCGCCCTGCTCACGGGTGCCCATCCGCAGGGCGCCGGCTGCGACGGTCTGCTGGATGCCGCCGCGCTGCTGCCCGGCCGGCGGGCGCTGGTGTTTCTCATCTCCGACTTTCTCATGCCCGCGCCCGCGCTCGACACGCTGCTCGACGCGCTGTGGCGGCACGACGTGGTGCCGGTGGTGGTGAGCGAGGCGACGCTGGAGGACGAGCTGCCGCGCTGGGGCTTCATCGAGACGGCGGATCTCGAGACCGGGGCGGCGCGCCTCGTCTTCATGCGCCCGCGCCTGCGCCAGCGCTGGATCGCCGCCGAGCAGGCGCGCCGCGCCGCGCTGGAGGCGACCTTCGCCCGGCGGGGCCTGCGCCCCTTCGCGCTGCGCGACCGGCTCGATGTCGAGGCGCTGACCCGCCGGCTGATGGAGGGCTAGATGCGGACCTCGCGCGCGCTCCTCCCGCTGCTGCTGCTGATGGCGCTCGCCGGCCCGGCGATGGCGCAGCTGCGCTCGGTCGAGCTCTACGCGCCGCGCCCCTTCGGCTATCTCATCGGCGACACGATTCGCCATACGGTGGAGATCGCGCTCGACGCCCCCTTCACGCTGGAGCCGGCCTCGCTGCCCCAGCCGCGCCCGGTCGATTACTGGCTCGACCTACGCGCGGTCGATCTGCGCGACGAGGGGGTGAGCGACGGCGTGCAGCGCTACCGGCTGGAGCTCACCTATCAGAGCTTCTACGCCGCGCTGGAGCCGAAGCGGCTGGAGATCCCCGGCTTCACCCTCTATGCCCGCGACGGCGAAGGCCGCGTGCCGGTCGCCGTCCCCCCCTGGTCCTTCCTGATGTCACCGCTGCGCGAGATCGTCTCGACCGAGCAGGGAGCGGTGATGACACTGCGCCCGGACATCGCCCCGCGCCCGATCCCGACGAACGGGACCACCCGGGGTCTCCTCGCGGGCGGGCTCGCCGCGCTCGCCGGCCTGCTGCTCATCGCCTGGCAGATGGGGTGGGGGCCCCTCGGCCAGCGACGCGGCCGGCCCTTCGCGCGTGCTGCTCGTCAGGTCCGCGCTGCGATGGACCCGCGGCGAGACAGATCGCACTCACTGGCCACGCGCAGGGCGGTTTCATCGGACACACTGGCCTCATCGTCCACCTCACTGCACTCATCATCCGGCTATGAAGCGGCGCTTCAGGCGCTGCATCGGGCTTTCGATGCAACGGCCGGGCAGGGGGTATTCGCGGAGGATCTGCCGGGGTTCTTCGCCGGTCACAGCGCCTTTCGGGCGGCGGAGGCCGAAATCCGCCGGCTGTTCGAGGCCTCGCGCCGTGCCTTCTTTGGCGGCGATGTGCTTGACGCGCAACGGTTTTTTCCGCCGTCGGAGCTCGCCGCCCTCGCCGGCCGGCTGCGCGCCATCGAGCGGGGTTCGGCATGAGCGCGTGGTATCATATTGCCGATCCGATCACCCGGAGCTGGGGCGTCGATTACCCCTGGGTGCTGGCCCTCGCGCTGCTGGCGCTGCTGCCCTTCCTCGCTAACGTATTCAACCGGCAGGGAATTCCGACAACTGGCCTGATCCCGCCGGATCCCATCTCGCGCGCCCTCGGCATCGCGCTGAAGCTCGCCGGGGCGCTGGCCATCCTCGCGCTGGTGGTAGGGCTCGCCGGCCTGCATCGGCGCGAGCAGACGGTAATCAGGGAGGGCACGGGCGCCCATCTCGTGCTGCTGCTCGACCGCTCCTCCAGCATGGACAACAATTTCGCCGACCGCGCACCGAGCGGCGACGAACAGTCAAAATCGAGTGCTGCCAAGCACTTGCTGGGCGAGTTCGTCAAGGGTCGGCCGCATGACCGCATCGGCGTCGCCGCCTTCTCGACCTCCCCCATGCCGGTTCTGCCACTCACCGACCATCACCAGGTCGTCCAGGCCGCCATCGACGCCATCGACCGTCCGGGCCTTGCCTTCACTAATGTCGGGCGCGGGCTGGCGCTCGCCTTGTCCGCCTTCGCCGACGACACCGCCGAAGCCTCCCGCGCCATCTTGCTGGTCTCCGACGGCGCCGCTTTGATCGACCGCCGGGTGCAAGACGCCCTGCGCGACGCGGTTGCGCGCACGCCGGTACATTTATACTGGCTGTTCCTGCGCTCACGCGGCGCCAAGAGCATTTTCGAGGTGCCGCCGCCCGGCGAGGACACGCCGCAGGCCAACCCGGAACGGCATCTTCACCTGTTTCTTCAAAGCCTTGGCGTTCCCTATCGAGCATTCGAGGCGACAAGCCCGCAGGCGGTGGGGCAGGCCATCGCCGAGATCAACCGGCAGGAGACGCGCCCGCTCACCTATGTCGAGCGCATCCCCCGGCGCGATCTCGCGCGCGCCGCCTTCAGCGTGGCGGCGGCCAGCATCTTCCTGATTTTGCTGGCGAAATGCGCCGAACGCCCGCTCCGCCGCCATCATCGCCCCGCTACGGCGCCCGCAAACCGGACAGCGGTAATAAATAACCTCCGTGACGACAGGAGAGCCGCATGAGGGCAGGGCGCCTCACCCTCGCCGCCGGCACGCTGCTCCTCGCCCTCGGGCTGGCGACGATGACCTATTACGCCGCACGGCTGCACCTGGAGCGGCGCGACAACGGCTTCATCGCCGCCCTCATGGCCGGGCAGGACATCGCCACCAGCGCGCAGGATCCCGCCCCGCTGATCTTCGCCCGGCTCGCCTTTCTCACCCGGCGCGACCGGCTTGAGGAGGCGCAACCGCTCGCCAACCAGTTGATCCATAACGAGGATCGCCGCCTCGCCGCCGCCGCGCTGTACACCATCGGCAATGCAAGGCTGCGCCTCGCCATCGAGCATCTCGGCGTCAATCGCATCGACCCGGCGACGCCGCTGGTCCGCCTCGCCAAGCAGAATTACCGCGACGCACTGGTGATCCAGCCGGATTTCTGGGACGCCAAGTTCAATCTCGACATCGCCATGCGGCTGGTGCGCGATTTTCCCCAGCTTGACATGGACGGCGAGGAGATCCCGCCCGAGGCGGCCAAAAAGCTCTGGACCGACCTGCCGGGCATCCCGAAGGGGCTGCCATGAGACAGGTGCTAAAATACCTGTATGGCGACGCGCGCCGTCTCACCCTCGCAGCCGCGCTGCTGGCGAGCCTCGCCGCCCTCGTCGCGCCGACGGTGATCCGCCAGCGCGAAGCCCGCGACGTGTTGCTGGTCATCGACGTCACCGGCAGCATGAACGTCAGGGATGTCAATGGTTTGGCGCGACTTGCCGCCGCGCGGCAGGCGGGGCAGGGGCTGCTCGCCGCCTTGCCCTGCCAGTCGCGCCTCGGCCTCGGCATCTTCACCGAGCGGCGCAGCTTCCTGCTCTTCGAACCCGCCGAGGTCTGCGAGAACTTCGCCGCCATCGACGGCGCCATTGCCGCGCTCGACTGGCGCATGGCGTGGGAAGGCGACAGCTATGTCGCACGCGGCGTCCACTCCGCCCTCACCCTCGCCGCCTCGGTCAACGCCGACCTCGTCTTCCTCACCGACGGACAAGAAGCCCCGCCATTGGCGGGAGGTGCTATGCCACCGTTCGACGGCGCCGGCGACACGCGGGGCGTTCTCGTCGGGGTCGGCGGCCCCCAGCCGGTGCCGATCCCCAAATACAATGAGGACGGACGCGAGATCGGTTTCTTTGACGAAGCCGACGTGCCCCAGGAAAACCGCATGGGCCCGCCGCCGGAGGATGCCCCGAGCCGCGCCGGCTATAACCCGCGCAACGCTCCTTGGGGAGCCGAGGCGGCGGGTGGAACCGAGCATCTGAGCTCGATGAAAGCCGAGCATCTGCAAGCGCTTGCTGCGCAAACCTCGCTCGCCTTCCTTCCCCTTGAGAGCCCGGCTCAGATGGCCGGCGCGGTTCTGGCGAGCACCCGGCCTCGACCTGTCGCGGTGCCCGTCGCCACCGCGCCGATACCGGCCGCGCTCGCCCTCGCTTTGCTCGCCGCCCTCTTCGTCGCCGCCGCGCTCAAGAGCCGGCGCCCCGATCGCTTACCTGCCTGAAGAAGGACATGCTGATGAACCAACGCCCCGGCTTTCCCCGTCTCGGCCTCCCGCGTCTCGCCCTCCCGCTTCTTGCCGCTGCCGCCGTCCTGCTGGCCGGCCTGATGCCGCTCGCGGCGCATGGTCCGACACCGCAGAAGGCCGACGAGACCATCCTGATCGCGGCGCCACCCGCGACCGTGTGGAAGGTGCTGGTGGATCTCGCAGGGATCTCCGGCTGGCATCCCCTGGTGAAGAAGGCGACCGCCACGAGCGACGGGACCGGGCGCGTGCTCACGCTGGAAAAAGGTGAGATAACCGAGGGGCTTGACGAAGCGGACGCGGCCGCGATGCGCCTCGCTTACCGCCTCTCCACGGAGAATGTCGAGGCGCTGCCGGTAAGCTTCTACACCTCGACCATCGAGGTGAAGCCGGCCGCGGGCGGCAGCGAGGTGGCCTGGAGCGCGCGCTTCTACCGCGCCGACACGACCAATGAGCCGCCGGAGAACCTGAACGATGAGGCCGCCGTCGCCGCAATGAACGACTACATCACGCAGGGCCTCAAAGGGCTGAAGGCCAAGGTCGAGGGGAAATGACGCGCCGGGCGAGCCGCGCCCTCATCGCGCTTGCACTCGCGGCCACTCTGCTGGCGTCGCCATCTTCCGCCCGATCGGACGAGCCGCCGCGGGTCGCGGTGGTGTCGCAGCAGGCGGCGCGGCTGACGCTGGTTGATCCGGCGGCGGGCAGGGTGGTGGGCGAGGTCGCGCTGGACAAGGTGCCCGCCGGCATCGCCGTGACGCGCGATGGCCGGACCGCCTATGTCACGCACCCTGATCTCGGCCAGGTGTCGCGGGTGGATCTCAACGCCCGCACGGTCACGGCTCGCTACAAGATCGGGCGCGAACCCTTTGGGATTGCGCTGGATTCGCGCGAGACGAGTTTCCTCGTCACCGACTGGAGCGATGATGCGCTGATCCGGGTCGATGCCGCGACCGGTGCCGAGCTTGGCCGGGTTACGGTGGGCCGATCGCCCGCCGGCCTCGTGCTCGATCAGGATGGTGCGCACGCCTATGTGGCCGACCGGGAAAGCCACACGGTCAGCGTGGTGGATCTCACCGCGATGCGCCGCGTCGCGACC
Above is a window of Ancylobacter sp. WKF20 DNA encoding:
- a CDS encoding YncE family protein, giving the protein MTRRASRALIALALAATLLASPSSARSDEPPRVAVVSQQAARLTLVDPAAGRVVGEVALDKVPAGIAVTRDGRTAYVTHPDLGQVSRVDLNARTVTARYKIGREPFGIALDSRETSFLVTDWSDDALIRVDAATGAELGRVTVGRSPAGLVLDQDGAHAYVADRESHTVSVVDLTAMRRVATWPTGTAPFALALSPDGHRLYVANVRSNNLSVLEIPGGREIARPRVGLMPYGVAVSSDGARVIVTNQQSGKLAWLEAGTGAVQSEVRIGEYPEGVLNIGGGLFAVALWADDALCIVPDLPGSGCRSVIKIPPGPRLLAIAPRQTGSQ
- a CDS encoding VWA domain-containing protein, translating into MSAWYHIADPITRSWGVDYPWVLALALLALLPFLANVFNRQGIPTTGLIPPDPISRALGIALKLAGALAILALVVGLAGLHRREQTVIREGTGAHLVLLLDRSSSMDNNFADRAPSGDEQSKSSAAKHLLGEFVKGRPHDRIGVAAFSTSPMPVLPLTDHHQVVQAAIDAIDRPGLAFTNVGRGLALALSAFADDTAEASRAILLVSDGAALIDRRVQDALRDAVARTPVHLYWLFLRSRGAKSIFEVPPPGEDTPQANPERHLHLFLQSLGVPYRAFEATSPQAVGQAIAEINRQETRPLTYVERIPRRDLARAAFSVAAASIFLILLAKCAERPLRRHHRPATAPANRTAVINNLRDDRRAA
- a CDS encoding VWA domain-containing protein, giving the protein MRQVLKYLYGDARRLTLAAALLASLAALVAPTVIRQREARDVLLVIDVTGSMNVRDVNGLARLAAARQAGQGLLAALPCQSRLGLGIFTERRSFLLFEPAEVCENFAAIDGAIAALDWRMAWEGDSYVARGVHSALTLAASVNADLVFLTDGQEAPPLAGGAMPPFDGAGDTRGVLVGVGGPQPVPIPKYNEDGREIGFFDEADVPQENRMGPPPEDAPSRAGYNPRNAPWGAEAAGGTEHLSSMKAEHLQALAAQTSLAFLPLESPAQMAGAVLASTRPRPVAVPVATAPIPAALALALLAALFVAAALKSRRPDRLPA
- a CDS encoding nonribosomal peptide synthetase MxaA — protein: MRTSRALLPLLLLMALAGPAMAQLRSVELYAPRPFGYLIGDTIRHTVEIALDAPFTLEPASLPQPRPVDYWLDLRAVDLRDEGVSDGVQRYRLELTYQSFYAALEPKRLEIPGFTLYARDGEGRVPVAVPPWSFLMSPLREIVSTEQGAVMTLRPDIAPRPIPTNGTTRGLLAGGLAALAGLLLIAWQMGWGPLGQRRGRPFARAARQVRAAMDPRRDRSHSLATRRAVSSDTLASSSTSLHSSSGYEAALQALHRAFDATAGQGVFAEDLPGFFAGHSAFRAAEAEIRRLFEASRRAFFGGDVLDAQRFFPPSELAALAGRLRAIERGSA
- a CDS encoding DUF58 domain-containing protein; protein product: MTGGDDSLTPQPIAYRLRWRPEGVLPGAHPGRGEGAEGEFRRHVDLLRQPDPRRIDLRVSLRDPHGHLHVRQFSPRRAVPVAALVDLSGSMRFGAAVAGRVAEFASLIALSVVRSGDSFGLFGADSHLREDVMLPFARRRGLESEVAALLTGAHPQGAGCDGLLDAAALLPGRRALVFLISDFLMPAPALDTLLDALWRHDVVPVVVSEATLEDELPRWGFIETADLETGAARLVFMRPRLRQRWIAAEQARRAALEATFARRGLRPFALRDRLDVEALTRRLMEG
- a CDS encoding SRPBCC family protein, with amino-acid sequence MPLAAHGPTPQKADETILIAAPPATVWKVLVDLAGISGWHPLVKKATATSDGTGRVLTLEKGEITEGLDEADAAAMRLAYRLSTENVEALPVSFYTSTIEVKPAAGGSEVAWSARFYRADTTNEPPENLNDEAAVAAMNDYITQGLKGLKAKVEGK